The Anastrepha ludens isolate Willacy chromosome X, idAnaLude1.1, whole genome shotgun sequence genome includes a window with the following:
- the LOC128870313 gene encoding putative nuclease HARBI1, whose amino-acid sequence MGHSTLSKIFRSTLSSMEETLCNQWISFEKNFQPCKEWFHEKYNFPGIVGAVDGTHLMLLRPIEKEHLYFNRKGKHSINAMIICDHKLRIKAICPQCGGAAHDSFVWKASNERKVMERRYNNGDTSSWVLGE is encoded by the exons ATGGGGCATAGTACTCTGTCGAAGATATTTCGCAGCACATTATCGTCGATGGAAGAAACTCTATGCAACCAATGGATATCTTTCGAAAAAAACTTCCAGCCGTGCAAAGAGTGGTTCCATGAAAAATATAACTTTCCGGGAA TTGTTGGTGCCGTAGATGGTACTCATTTAATGCTGTTGAGGCCTATTGAGAAAGAGCATTTATACTTCAACAGGAAAGGAAAGCATAGCATAAACGCGATGATT atATGTGACCATAAATTAAGGATAAAAGCTATATGTCCACAGTGCGGAGGAGCTGCGCACGATTCCTTTGTTTGGAAAGCCTCCAATGAGAGGAAGGTAATGGAGCGGCGCTATAATAATGGAGATACAAGTTCGTGGGTATTAGGTGAGTaa
- the LOC128870312 gene encoding putative nuclease HARBI1: MGYPQCIGAIDGCHIEIHPRKEEAIDYYNYKGWYSVVLLALVDAKYRFVYIHCGSPGRCNDSGIFEKSSLKRELQSCALLDELSLLYGSTKIPVHIIGDSAFRLSQHLMKPYPTKSPIGLNLKNNFSPEQ; this comes from the exons ATGGGCTATCCACAATGTATTGGAGCAATAG ATGGATGTCATATTGAAATTCATCCAAGAAAGGAAGAAGCCATTGATTACTACAACTACAAAGGGTGGTATTCCGTAGTACTATTGGCTTTGGTAGACGCAAAATATAGATTTGTTTATATACATTGCGGCAGTCCTGGAAGATGCAACGACtccggaatttttgaaaaatcatcgcTAAAGCGCGAGTTGCAAAGTTGTGCACTTCTTGATGAATTGAGCTTGCTGTATGGATCCACAAAAATACCAGTCCATATTATAGGGGACTCTGCTTTTCGTCTCTCTCAGCATTTAATGAAGCCATATCCTACAAAGAGTCCAATTGGTTTAAATCTGAAAAACAACTTTTCACCagaacaataa